The proteins below are encoded in one region of Chryseobacterium wanjuense:
- the fumC gene encoding class II fumarate hydratase yields the protein MNYRIEKDTMGEVQVPADKFWGAQTERSRNNFKIGPEGSMPHEIIEAFAYLKKAAAFTNTDLGVLPAEKRDMIATVCDEILEGKLNEQFPLVIWQTGSGTQSNMNVNEVISNRAHVNNGGTLGDKSEIHPNDDVNKSQSSNDTYPTAMHIAAYKKVVEVTIPAVEKLKNTLAEKSAAFKDIVKIGRTHLMDATPLTLGQEFSGYVAQLEFGLRALKNTLPHLSELALGGTAVGTGLNTPQGYDVKVAEYIAKFTNLPFVTAENKFEALAAHDAIVESHGALKQLAVSLYKIAQDIRLLASGPRSGIGEIHIPENEPGSSIMPGKVNPTQNEAMTMVCAQVLGNDTTISFAGTQGNYELNVFKPVMAYNFLQSAQLIADACISFNDHCAVGIEPNHERIKELVDKSLMLVTALNTHIGYENAAKIAKTAHKNGTTLKEEAVNLGLLTAEQFDEWVKPEDMVGSLK from the coding sequence ATGAATTACAGAATAGAAAAAGACACCATGGGTGAAGTGCAGGTTCCTGCGGATAAGTTTTGGGGCGCACAGACAGAACGCTCCAGAAATAATTTCAAAATCGGTCCGGAAGGTTCTATGCCACACGAGATCATCGAAGCTTTTGCTTATTTAAAAAAAGCGGCAGCATTTACCAATACTGATTTGGGCGTTCTTCCCGCCGAAAAAAGAGATATGATCGCTACTGTTTGTGATGAAATCTTAGAAGGAAAACTAAACGAGCAATTTCCTTTGGTGATCTGGCAAACCGGTTCGGGAACCCAGTCTAACATGAATGTGAATGAAGTGATTTCAAACAGAGCTCATGTCAACAACGGCGGAACTTTAGGGGACAAATCGGAAATTCACCCGAATGATGATGTGAATAAATCCCAATCTTCCAACGACACGTATCCAACTGCCATGCATATCGCTGCTTATAAAAAAGTGGTGGAAGTAACCATTCCTGCTGTTGAAAAATTAAAAAATACACTAGCTGAAAAATCGGCTGCTTTTAAAGATATCGTTAAAATCGGGAGAACACATTTAATGGACGCTACTCCATTAACTTTAGGTCAGGAATTTTCAGGATATGTGGCTCAGTTGGAATTTGGATTGAGAGCCTTAAAAAACACGTTGCCTCACCTTTCAGAACTTGCTTTGGGAGGAACTGCAGTAGGAACAGGATTGAACACTCCTCAAGGGTATGATGTAAAAGTTGCCGAATATATTGCAAAATTTACCAACCTTCCTTTTGTAACCGCAGAAAATAAATTTGAGGCTTTGGCCGCTCATGACGCTATCGTAGAATCACACGGAGCATTGAAGCAACTGGCTGTTTCTTTATATAAAATTGCTCAAGACATTAGATTACTGGCTTCAGGGCCACGTTCGGGGATCGGGGAAATTCATATTCCGGAAAACGAACCAGGTTCATCTATCATGCCGGGAAAAGTAAATCCTACACAAAATGAAGCGATGACAATGGTTTGCGCTCAGGTGTTAGGAAATGATACAACGATCTCATTTGCAGGAACTCAGGGAAATTATGAATTGAACGTTTTCAAACCTGTGATGGCTTACAATTTCTTACAATCTGCTCAATTAATTGCTGATGCTTGCATCTCGTTTAACGACCATTGTGCAGTGGGAATTGAGCCAAATCATGAAAGAATCAAAGAACTGGTTGATAAATCTTTGATGCTGGTAACTGCTTTGAACACTCATATAGGTTACGAAAATGCAGCAAAAATCGCAAAAACCGCCCACAAGAACGGAACTACTTTAAAAGAAGAAGCCGTAAATCTGGGACTTTTAACCGCCGAGCAATTTGACGAGTGGGTAAAACCGGAAGATATGGTGGGAAGTTTAAAATAA
- a CDS encoding fumarate hydratase, producing MEFRYQDPYPIQKDDTVYKKLTSDYVKVEKLGDREILTVDPKGLELLAEEAMADVSFMLRSSHLESLRRIIDDPEATDNDRFVAYNLLQNAAVAAEGALPSCQDTGTAIVMGKKGENVYTGVDDGEYLSKGIFNTYQKRNLRYSQVVPLTMFDEKNSGSNLPAQIDIYAKKGDYYEFLFLTKGGGSANKTFLYQKTKSLLNEKSLEEFIKEKISDLGTAACPPYHLALVIGGTSAEANLAAVKKASAKYYDNLPTEGNEAGQAFRDLEWEAKVQKICQESAIGAQFGGKYLTHDVRVIRLPRHAASCPVGMGVSCSADRNIKGKITKEGIFLEQLEQDPKRFLPATPPHLEEAVEIDLNKPMQEILAELSKYPIKTRLKLNGTLIVARDIAHAKIKEIIDSGKPMPEYFKNHPIYYAGPAKTPEGMASGSFGPTTAGRMDVYVDEFQSHGGSMIMLAKGNRSKDVTNACNKYGGFYLGSIGGPAAILAKDNIVSVDVVDFPELGMEAVRKIEVKDFPAFIITDDKGNDFFANLAH from the coding sequence ATGGAATTTAGATATCAGGATCCGTATCCGATTCAGAAAGATGATACGGTGTACAAGAAGCTTACATCAGATTATGTAAAAGTTGAAAAACTGGGTGACAGAGAGATTTTAACCGTTGATCCGAAAGGTCTTGAGCTATTGGCAGAAGAAGCGATGGCAGATGTTTCCTTCATGCTTCGTTCTTCTCATTTGGAAAGTTTGAGGAGAATTATCGACGATCCTGAAGCTACAGATAACGACAGATTCGTTGCTTACAATTTATTGCAAAATGCTGCTGTAGCTGCTGAAGGAGCTTTACCTTCTTGCCAGGATACGGGAACGGCAATCGTGATGGGGAAAAAAGGAGAAAATGTGTATACGGGAGTAGATGACGGCGAATATTTAAGCAAAGGAATTTTTAATACTTATCAAAAAAGAAATTTAAGATATTCTCAGGTGGTTCCTTTAACGATGTTTGATGAGAAAAACTCAGGTTCCAATCTTCCGGCACAAATTGATATTTATGCTAAAAAAGGAGATTACTACGAATTTTTATTTTTAACAAAAGGAGGGGGTTCTGCCAACAAAACATTCTTATATCAAAAAACAAAATCTTTACTGAACGAAAAATCTCTGGAAGAGTTTATCAAGGAGAAAATTTCAGATTTGGGAACTGCTGCCTGTCCGCCTTATCATTTGGCTTTGGTAATCGGTGGAACTTCTGCTGAAGCTAATTTGGCGGCTGTGAAAAAAGCATCTGCAAAATATTACGACAATCTTCCGACGGAAGGAAACGAAGCGGGCCAGGCTTTCAGAGATCTGGAGTGGGAAGCTAAAGTTCAGAAAATCTGCCAGGAAAGTGCAATTGGAGCACAGTTTGGTGGGAAATATCTGACACACGACGTGAGAGTGATCAGGCTTCCTCGTCACGCGGCTTCTTGCCCTGTTGGAATGGGAGTTTCTTGTTCGGCAGACAGAAATATTAAAGGAAAAATTACGAAAGAAGGTATTTTCCTTGAGCAACTGGAGCAGGATCCGAAAAGATTTTTACCGGCAACGCCACCACATTTGGAGGAAGCGGTAGAAATTGATTTAAATAAACCCATGCAGGAAATTTTAGCGGAACTTTCAAAATATCCAATCAAAACTAGATTAAAATTAAACGGAACGCTGATCGTTGCAAGAGACATTGCTCACGCAAAAATCAAAGAAATTATCGATAGCGGAAAACCGATGCCTGAATATTTTAAAAATCACCCGATTTATTATGCCGGACCTGCAAAAACTCCGGAAGGAATGGCTTCAGGAAGCTTCGGGCCGACAACGGCAGGTAGAATGGATGTGTATGTGGATGAATTCCAAAGCCATGGCGGAAGCATGATCATGCTGGCAAAAGGAAACAGAAGTAAAGATGTGACAAATGCTTGTAATAAATACGGAGGTTTCTATTTGGGATCTATCGGAGGACCTGCTGCAATCCTGGCAAAAGATAATATTGTGTCTGTAGATGTAGTAGATTTCCCGGAATTGGGTATGGAAGCGGTAAGAAAAATTGAAGTAAAAGACTTCCCTGCGTTCATCATTACGGATGATAAAGGGAATGATTTCTTTGCAAATTTGGCGCATTAA
- a CDS encoding AraC family transcriptional regulator, whose translation MKNQPDRKILFRSDDIEICLQEDLYPEKFSRSMMIEGKSSFNLLFLLSQNIHLEAQDCGTRFSFKKNQYILHYSPQESTAELWTENLETLHYLQIQINYDYIFHLINPESNKENADILENMIKNNYIFLHKQTPPYMTVEMHMIVKEIVSYSKKGVMQKLFIEAKIIKLLILIFEQFNEKNTVEESPEIPSMIKKFVDENYHENIKVEEIGKRIGINQNKIRKEFKAQYNITVSDYIAELRMLKAKKMIINKKIMIKEIAIECGYEYVQNFTRAFKKKFGISPEKLRNG comes from the coding sequence ATGAAGAATCAACCTGATAGAAAAATATTGTTCAGATCCGATGACATTGAAATTTGTTTGCAGGAAGATTTGTATCCTGAAAAATTTTCAAGATCGATGATGATTGAGGGGAAATCGAGTTTTAACTTACTTTTTTTGCTGAGCCAGAATATTCATCTCGAAGCCCAGGATTGCGGGACAAGATTTAGTTTTAAAAAAAATCAGTACATACTTCATTATTCGCCGCAGGAAAGTACAGCTGAGCTCTGGACGGAAAATCTGGAAACTCTGCATTATCTACAAATTCAGATTAATTATGACTATATTTTCCACCTCATCAATCCTGAATCCAATAAAGAAAATGCTGATATTCTCGAAAATATGATCAAAAACAATTATATTTTTCTTCATAAGCAGACTCCGCCTTACATGACGGTTGAAATGCATATGATTGTAAAGGAAATTGTAAGCTATTCTAAAAAAGGAGTGATGCAGAAACTTTTCATTGAAGCAAAAATTATTAAACTTTTAATCCTGATTTTCGAACAGTTTAATGAAAAAAACACCGTTGAAGAAAGTCCGGAAATCCCTTCGATGATCAAAAAATTTGTTGATGAAAATTATCACGAAAACATCAAAGTTGAAGAAATCGGAAAACGCATCGGTATTAATCAGAATAAAATCCGAAAAGAATTCAAGGCTCAGTACAACATTACTGTGAGTGATTATATTGCAGAATTAAGAATGCTGAAAGCAAAAAAAATGATCATTAATAAAAAAATCATGATTAAAGAAATTGCCATAGAATGCGGATATGAATATGTACAGAATTTTACAAGGGCATTTAAAAAGAAATTCGGCATCTCACCGGAAAAACTGAGAAATGGGTAA
- a CDS encoding T9SS type A sorting domain-containing protein yields the protein MFGKLHIAVRKMSVGLGVLAIAVSYAYAQQWEDVGGVATISAGGSSYNNLVINNGKYYVSYYDTSVAKGSVQMFDGASWSYVGGSAGITNGTATFNSLSLDGVGNLYYTNQGTGLEVRQFNGNSWTQLPSPTTSTINYQASAVSASNVLFTYSTHNSGTVQRYVNGTWEQVGNTGFSNGAAFAEMVIGTNNKVYTCNTSSGVKVYENTTTATASDNWTLVGGSIVDASSSGEQYTSDIAIDANNNLYVAYVSNVANGQKLNVKKFDGTNWIQLGNSNFSSGKVQHVAIAVTSTGTPYVIASRWENDDYLRNTAYRLDNASQTWTTFGGNFISDGQATFNDLAIDKANNYLAAAYSQNGTKVKRISLTPACNNTDPGTNTGDLGCVTFNYRGQSVTYTTVRGADGKVWFQQNLGSTKVASSFDDVDSFGDLFQWGRWDDGHQLRNSATATTPSTNSPDGLSGISAFIIGSGSGSWWATNATSDAWNADSAAAISQAIGADPCKAIGSGWKMPSQADWTGLVSAEGIANPATAYSSYLKLPAGGNRSNTTGSFSYVGQRGYYWSSDTANTGGKYLYIGTTIANPSSGAPRGQGESVRCVKDFTGLATSDVNSKMNSIGIYPNPTNGILNIKTDSSIENVNVINAVGQKINVQFSNHQINIQGLPNGMYIVELTLKNGQSFSKKVVKN from the coding sequence ATGTTTGGAAAATTACATATTGCGGTGCGAAAAATGAGCGTGGGTTTAGGAGTTTTGGCTATCGCGGTGAGTTATGCATATGCCCAGCAATGGGAAGATGTAGGAGGTGTGGCAACCATTTCCGCGGGAGGAAGCAGTTATAATAATCTGGTAATCAACAATGGAAAATATTATGTTTCTTATTATGATACTTCTGTTGCAAAAGGTTCTGTACAGATGTTTGACGGAGCTTCATGGTCGTACGTAGGAGGAAGTGCGGGAATTACCAACGGGACGGCAACTTTTAATTCTTTAAGTTTGGATGGCGTAGGTAACTTATATTATACCAATCAGGGAACGGGGCTTGAAGTTCGTCAGTTCAACGGAAATTCGTGGACACAATTACCAAGTCCGACCACAAGCACAATTAATTATCAGGCTTCGGCAGTTTCTGCTTCCAATGTTTTATTTACCTATTCCACTCACAATTCCGGAACGGTTCAAAGGTATGTAAACGGAACCTGGGAACAGGTAGGAAACACAGGATTTTCAAACGGAGCTGCTTTTGCCGAAATGGTGATCGGGACAAATAATAAAGTCTATACCTGTAATACTTCAAGCGGAGTAAAAGTTTACGAGAATACAACGACAGCAACGGCTTCAGATAACTGGACTTTAGTGGGCGGAAGTATTGTAGATGCTTCTTCCTCCGGTGAGCAATATACTTCAGACATAGCGATCGACGCCAATAATAATTTGTATGTCGCTTATGTTTCCAATGTAGCAAACGGACAAAAATTAAATGTAAAAAAATTCGACGGAACAAACTGGATACAACTGGGAAATAGCAATTTTTCCAGTGGGAAAGTGCAACACGTTGCCATTGCGGTGACTTCCACAGGAACGCCTTATGTGATTGCAAGCCGTTGGGAAAATGATGATTATTTAAGAAATACAGCTTACAGATTAGATAACGCATCCCAAACCTGGACGACTTTTGGAGGAAATTTTATTTCAGACGGTCAGGCAACCTTCAATGATTTGGCAATTGATAAAGCCAATAATTACCTTGCTGCAGCCTATTCACAAAACGGAACGAAAGTGAAGAGAATTTCCCTTACTCCGGCTTGCAATAACACGGATCCGGGAACGAATACGGGAGATCTGGGCTGTGTTACATTCAATTACAGAGGCCAGTCTGTGACTTATACAACGGTAAGAGGTGCAGATGGAAAAGTGTGGTTTCAACAGAATTTGGGCAGCACAAAGGTTGCTTCTTCTTTTGATGATGTAGATTCTTTCGGAGACCTTTTCCAGTGGGGAAGATGGGATGACGGTCACCAGTTGAGAAATTCTGCCACGGCTACTACTCCTTCTACAAATTCTCCGGACGGATTATCAGGAATCAGTGCTTTCATCATTGGTTCAGGTTCCGGCTCATGGTGGGCGACAAATGCAACGAGTGATGCCTGGAATGCAGATTCAGCAGCGGCAATTTCTCAGGCAATCGGTGCAGATCCGTGCAAAGCAATCGGTTCGGGTTGGAAAATGCCTTCCCAGGCAGATTGGACAGGTTTGGTGAGCGCAGAAGGAATTGCCAATCCTGCCACAGCTTATTCAAGTTATCTGAAGTTACCAGCCGGAGGTAACAGAAGCAATACCACGGGTAGTTTCTCTTATGTTGGGCAGAGAGGATATTACTGGAGCTCAGACACAGCCAATACAGGCGGGAAATATCTGTACATCGGAACCACTATCGCCAATCCTTCATCCGGTGCACCAAGGGGACAGGGCGAGTCGGTAAGGTGTGTCAAAGATTTTACCGGATTAGCAACTTCAGATGTCAATAGTAAAATGAATTCAATCGGAATATATCCAAATCCTACCAATGGAATTTTAAATATTAAAACAGATTCATCCATTGAAAATGTAAATGTTATCAATGCTGTCGGACAAAAAATAAATGTTCAGTTCTCTAATCATCAGATTAATATACAAGGTCTTCCGAACGGGATGTATATTGTAGAATTAACATTAAAGAACGGGCAGAGCTTCTCTAAAAAAGTGGTGAAAAATTAA
- a CDS encoding organic hydroperoxide resistance protein yields the protein MENNQTLQAKKVLYTGKTHTTGGRDGFSKSSDDNLNVKLSTPGGTEPGTNPEQLFAAGWSACFIGALGIAARKRKIRLSSETAVDAEVDLCMEDDAYFLQARLNVSLPGIDNETAKLLTEEAHQTCPYSKMSRGNIHVEINII from the coding sequence ATGGAAAATAATCAAACTTTACAAGCAAAAAAAGTACTATACACAGGAAAAACCCACACCACAGGAGGACGTGACGGATTTTCAAAAAGTTCAGACGATAATCTTAATGTAAAACTTTCAACTCCCGGAGGAACAGAACCCGGTACAAACCCTGAACAGCTTTTTGCAGCAGGATGGTCGGCTTGTTTTATCGGTGCTTTGGGAATCGCAGCGAGAAAAAGAAAAATCAGACTTTCATCTGAAACCGCTGTAGACGCAGAAGTAGATCTATGTATGGAAGATGATGCTTATTTTTTACAGGCCCGTTTGAATGTAAGCCTTCCGGGAATCGATAATGAAACTGCCAAACTGCTTACCGAAGAAGCTCATCAGACTTGTCCTTATTCTAAAATGTCAAGAGGAAATATTCATGTAGAAATTAATATCATTTAA
- a CDS encoding alpha/beta fold hydrolase: MLYNSTPQQIFIIKKYLISAILVLIFSFGLNAQQTKGSLGTLKQIDAGVLNIGYTEAGSSDGTPVILLHGWPYDIHSYEEVVPMLTAKGYRVITPYLRGFGTTRFLSDKTMRNGQQSAVASDIIALMDALKIDKAIVGGFDWGARTADVMAALWPERVKGLVSVSGYLITNLEANKKPLPPAAELGWWYQYYFSTERGEKGYKDNTYDFNKLIWKIASPLWNFDKATYDQTAQSFNNPDHVAIVIHNYRWRLSLAKGETKYDALEKKLFTRPVITVPSITISSDFDGAAIDGKAYADRFTGKYSHKILKGIGHNVPQEDPKSFADAIVEVDGYSK, encoded by the coding sequence ATGCTTTACAACTCAACACCCCAACAGATTTTTATTATTAAAAAATATTTGATCAGTGCGATCTTAGTTTTAATTTTCAGTTTTGGGTTAAACGCTCAACAAACAAAAGGCTCATTAGGCACTTTAAAACAAATCGACGCAGGAGTTCTGAATATTGGTTATACAGAAGCAGGTTCCTCTGACGGAACACCAGTCATTTTACTTCACGGATGGCCTTATGACATCCACAGTTACGAGGAAGTAGTTCCTATGCTGACAGCGAAAGGATACAGAGTAATCACCCCTTATTTAAGAGGTTTCGGAACCACTCGTTTTCTTTCTGACAAGACCATGAGAAACGGGCAGCAATCGGCTGTTGCAAGTGATATTATTGCTTTGATGGATGCATTAAAGATCGACAAAGCGATCGTTGGAGGATTTGATTGGGGAGCAAGAACGGCAGATGTAATGGCGGCACTTTGGCCGGAGCGAGTGAAAGGACTGGTTTCCGTAAGCGGATATTTGATCACTAATCTTGAAGCCAACAAAAAACCTTTGCCTCCTGCAGCGGAATTGGGATGGTGGTATCAATATTACTTCTCCACAGAGCGCGGTGAAAAAGGATATAAAGACAATACGTATGACTTTAATAAGCTGATCTGGAAAATCGCTTCTCCTTTATGGAATTTTGATAAAGCAACTTACGACCAAACCGCTCAGTCTTTCAATAATCCTGATCATGTGGCGATCGTTATTCACAATTACCGTTGGAGGTTGTCTTTAGCAAAAGGAGAAACAAAATATGATGCTTTGGAGAAAAAACTTTTTACCCGCCCGGTGATTACAGTTCCTTCAATTACCATCAGCAGTGATTTTGACGGAGCGGCCATTGACGGAAAAGCTTATGCAGACCGATTTACAGGAAAATATTCACATAAAATTTTAAAAGGAATCGGGCACAATGTTCCTCAGGAAGATCCGAAATCTTTCGCAGATGCCATTGTTGAAGTGGATGGATATTCAAAATAA